One genomic region from Ursus arctos isolate Adak ecotype North America unplaced genomic scaffold, UrsArc2.0 scaffold_17, whole genome shotgun sequence encodes:
- the PTGR3 gene encoding prostaglandin reductase 3 → MLRLAPAGARAIVDMSYARHFLDFQGSNIPRAMQKLVVTRLSPNFREAVTLRRDCPVPLPGDGDLLVRNRFVGVNASDINYSSGRYDPSVKTPFDIGFEGVGEVVALGLSASARYTVGQAVAYVAPGSFAEYTVVPASAAAPVASLQSEYVTLPISATTAYISLNELGGLSEGTKVLVTAAAGGTGQFAVQLAKKAKCHVIGTCSSDKKSAFLKSIGCDRPINYKTEPVSTVLKQEYPKGVDVVYESVGGAMFDVAVDALAVKGRLIVIGFISGYQTPMGLAPVKGTLPAKLLKKSASIRGFFLNHYLSKYQAAMDHLVKMYAGGDLVCEVDLGDLSAEGRFIGLESVFRAVDYMYMGKNTGKIVVELPRSVNSKL, encoded by the exons ATGCTGCGGCTGGCGCCCGCCGGGGCCCGAGCCATCGTGGACATGTCGTACGCCCGCCACTTCCTGGACTTCCAGGGCTCCAACATCCCCCGCGCCATGCAGAAGCTGGTGGTGACCCGGCTGAGCCCCAACTTCCGCGAGGCCGTCACCCTGCGCCGGGACTGCCCGGTGCCACTCCCCGGGGACGGAGACCTCCTCGTCCGGAACCG aTTTGTCGGTGTTAATGCATCTGACATCAACTATTCCTCGGGCCGCTATGACCCTTCAGTCAAGACCCCCTTTGACATAGGTTTCGAAGGTGTGGGAGAGGTGGTAGCCTTGGGCCTGTCTGCCAGTGCCAGGTACACCGTTGGCCAGGCCGTGGCTTACGTGGCGCCCGGCTCCTTCGCTGAGTACACAGTGGTGCCTGCCAGTGCCGCGGCTCCCGTGGCCTCTCTGCAGTCCGAGTATGTCACCCTGCCGATAAGTGCTACCACTGCATACATCAGCCTGAACGAGCTCGGAGGACTGTCGGAAGGGACAAAAGTGTTGGTGACGGCAGCAGCTGGGGGGACAGGCCAGTTTGCCGTGCAGCTTGCAAAGAAGGCCAAGTGCCATGTCATTGGCACCTGCTCTTCCGATAAAAAGTCTGCTTTTCTGAAGTCCATTGGCTGTGATCGTCCCATCAACTATAAGACCGAGCCTGTCAGCACTGTCCTGAAGCAGGAGTACCCCAAAGGTGTGGATGTGGTCTATGAATCCGTTGGGGGCGCCATGTTCGACGTGGCCGTAGATGCCTTGGCTGTCAAGGGCCGCCTGATAGTCATTGGGTTCATCTCTGGCTACCAAACTCCTATGGGCCTTGCACCTGTGAAAGGGACATTACCGGCCAAACTGCTGAAGAAATCTGCCAGCATCCGGGGCTTCTTCTTGAACCATTACCTTTCTAAGTATCAGGCAGCCATGGACCACTTGGTTAAGATGTATGCAGGTGGAGACCTGGTCTGTGAGGTGGACCTTGGAGACCTTTCTGCAGAGGGCAGGTTTATCGGCCTGGAGTCCGTATTCCGGGCTGTTGATTATATGTACATGggaaaaaacactggaaaaattGTAGTTGAATTACCTCGCTCTGTCAACAGTAAGCTGTAA